In Sphingobacterium thalpophilum, a genomic segment contains:
- a CDS encoding glycosyltransferase, with protein MKKRIAFISDHASPLATLGGKDSGGQNVYVAEVAMQLALMGNQIDIYTRCEHPSREGVVLWKPNTRVIHIVAGPKDILPKEELYGHIDEFTAHTIEFMTANQLSYQLVHAHFWLSGMVAMEIKKQLHIPFVITFHALGAVRRLHQGGSDKFPKIREKIEKDIIWAAERVIAECPNDLKDLIQHYQAPQDKIEIIPCGFNPADFHPIDRTEAKEKLGLDSAYTYILQLGRMVKRKGIDNVIEAFSHANHALPELRLLVVGGNLTTAEDRAEFDRLHHLCIELKVEDNVIFTGQQRRDLLRYYYAASELFITTPWYEPFGITPLESMACGTPVIGADVGGISFTVRHEDTGLLVAAQQPQQLSAAIVDLINNDRKRLKFSVNSLRHVKSFTWKVVSESIAQLYAQCLPQDAEKETITQIRQSFLGSSKTFEKAAESLALGIARLSSKMVSVLHEGKKIMICGNGGSAAESQHFAAELVGRFEIPQRPGYPVISLNADVAVLTAWANDFGYESVFARQVQALGQPGDMLICLSTSGSSPNILNALKEASKAGVICANLLGKDGGEATQFGDHNLIVPSDHTARIQEVQLHIIHQLCALVEQRMANLSRKNEHFVIHNKLIAS; from the coding sequence ATGAAAAAAAGAATAGCTTTTATTAGTGATCATGCCTCACCCTTAGCGACCCTCGGAGGTAAAGACAGCGGCGGCCAAAACGTTTATGTTGCCGAGGTTGCCATGCAGCTCGCTTTGATGGGCAATCAAATAGACATCTATACGCGATGTGAGCATCCAAGCCGAGAAGGGGTCGTCCTCTGGAAACCAAATACAAGGGTCATTCATATTGTCGCAGGCCCCAAAGATATACTCCCAAAGGAAGAGCTTTATGGACATATCGATGAATTTACCGCCCATACAATCGAATTTATGACCGCTAACCAGCTGAGCTACCAGTTGGTACATGCGCATTTTTGGCTGTCGGGTATGGTGGCCATGGAAATCAAGAAACAACTGCATATCCCCTTTGTTATTACTTTTCATGCCCTAGGTGCGGTGCGCCGCTTACACCAGGGGGGCTCAGACAAATTTCCGAAAATTCGTGAAAAAATTGAGAAAGATATCATTTGGGCAGCCGAACGCGTCATTGCCGAATGCCCAAACGATCTGAAGGACTTGATTCAACATTATCAGGCGCCACAGGATAAAATAGAAATTATTCCCTGTGGTTTTAATCCGGCTGATTTTCATCCAATAGACCGCACCGAAGCAAAGGAAAAGCTTGGACTTGATTCCGCGTACACCTACATTTTGCAACTTGGTCGCATGGTGAAACGAAAGGGAATAGACAATGTGATCGAAGCCTTTTCCCATGCGAACCATGCGCTGCCCGAATTGCGGCTATTGGTCGTTGGTGGAAATCTGACGACAGCGGAAGACCGCGCAGAATTTGATCGTCTGCATCATCTGTGTATCGAGTTAAAAGTGGAAGATAATGTCATTTTCACGGGACAACAGCGTCGTGATCTGCTTAGGTACTATTATGCTGCAAGTGAGCTTTTTATCACCACGCCGTGGTATGAGCCATTTGGGATTACTCCGCTGGAATCCATGGCCTGTGGTACGCCCGTAATTGGTGCCGATGTGGGCGGTATATCGTTTACGGTAAGGCATGAAGATACCGGCCTTTTGGTAGCGGCACAACAACCACAACAATTGTCTGCTGCGATTGTTGACCTGATAAATAACGACCGTAAACGATTGAAATTTTCTGTTAATTCTCTACGCCATGTTAAATCCTTTACGTGGAAAGTGGTCAGCGAAAGTATTGCGCAGCTTTATGCACAATGTTTGCCTCAGGATGCCGAAAAAGAAACAATTACGCAGATCAGGCAGAGCTTTTTGGGTTCCTCAAAGACTTTCGAAAAAGCGGCAGAATCTTTGGCGCTTGGCATAGCCAGGCTGTCGTCCAAAATGGTCTCTGTATTGCATGAAGGTAAAAAAATCATGATCTGCGGCAATGGTGGTAGTGCCGCGGAGAGCCAGCATTTCGCTGCCGAGCTCGTGGGTCGATTTGAAATACCACAGCGTCCCGGCTATCCGGTGATCTCGCTTAACGCTGATGTGGCGGTTCTCACCGCATGGGCAAACGACTTTGGCTACGAAAGCGTATTTGCAAGACAGGTACAGGCACTTGGGCAACCAGGAGATATGCTGATCTGTTTAAGTACAAGTGGCAGCTCGCCCAATATCCTAAACGCATTGAAAGAAGCCAGTAAAGCTGGGGTCATTTGTGCAAATTTGCTGGGAAAAGATGGTGGCGAGGCCACGCAATTCGGAGATCATAATCTCATAGTTCCTTCCGATCACACGGCCCGTATTCAGGAAGTACAGCTACATATTATTCACCAGCTCTGCGCACTGGTGGAACAGCGGATGGCAAATCTGAGCAGGAAAAATGAACACTTCGTTATACATAATAAATTGATCGCATCATGA
- a CDS encoding metallophosphoesterase — MNKKTTIAALGDIHMNANQHGKWKTKFEEISEKAKVLLLCGDLTDTGDEEEAELLVAELQSIKVPVIAVLGNHDYEKGRQKQIRQILTDSKITVLDGEAIVIENIGFAGVKGFGGGFDRYMLSMFGEDAMKSFVQEAVNESLLLDRALARLEQEHADIKKVALMHYAPIAETVLGEPEQIYPFLGSTHLMEPLQRRKVSAAFHGHAHAGKFKALSPSGIPIYNVAVPVLMAQHGSEAGFAFIDI, encoded by the coding sequence ATGAACAAGAAGACAACCATAGCCGCATTGGGCGATATACATATGAATGCAAACCAGCACGGAAAATGGAAAACCAAATTTGAGGAGATTTCGGAAAAGGCTAAAGTCCTTTTACTTTGCGGTGATCTAACGGATACGGGGGATGAAGAAGAAGCAGAATTACTTGTTGCTGAACTCCAATCCATTAAGGTTCCAGTCATCGCCGTACTGGGAAATCACGACTATGAGAAAGGACGACAAAAGCAGATCCGCCAAATTTTGACAGACAGTAAAATTACGGTCTTGGATGGTGAAGCTATCGTGATCGAAAATATTGGTTTTGCTGGCGTAAAGGGCTTTGGCGGTGGTTTTGACCGTTATATGTTATCAATGTTTGGTGAAGATGCCATGAAAAGTTTTGTGCAGGAAGCTGTAAACGAATCGTTGCTTTTAGATCGAGCTTTGGCGCGCCTCGAACAAGAACATGCAGACATAAAAAAAGTTGCCTTAATGCATTACGCGCCCATTGCTGAAACCGTTTTAGGTGAGCCCGAGCAAATTTATCCTTTTTTAGGGTCAACGCATTTAATGGAACCTTTGCAACGGCGTAAAGTAAGTGCTGCCTTCCACGGGCATGCGCATGCGGGAAAATTCAAGGCCCTGTCCCCTTCTGGAATACCGATTTACAATGTGGCAGTGCCCGTTTTAATGGCCCAGCATGGAAGTGAAGCCGGCTTTGCATTCATTGATATTTAG
- a CDS encoding PfkB family carbohydrate kinase, translating to MKDIALNKLVENGFDNPRVLVLGDCMLDIYLDGECKRLAPDVAVPVLDVQSVEHCLGGAGNVITNLSNMGAVVSVVSLLGDDSSGQTIARSVQRQGIDTGGLLYNKNCQTLTKTRLRRDGHCLLRYDIGQKYHYSVALANQYLTAVKKALQHVDIVFIADYGKGNITDELIVLLAEEQQIEPKIIAIDSKDYDKYACLNPDLIKPNYDEARKILSQEEEDDRLTQASKWPESLAALSQANWVALTLDKDGVILFKKGGSAKHYRVPALKEGNFSGAGDTFLTVLCLAYYNKLDADIAIALSIKAAQIGIQKNGTAHCSCTELAQRLTNKDDKLITDLNHLEALCDGLRKENKLVFTNGCFDIFHAGHAHYLGAAKAQGDILIVGINTDESIRRLKGATRPVNSLDDRIEVLRALGAVDYIVPFGDELSDNPIPIIEKVKPHIFVKGEAYQNKELAEQGLLQILGTQLVFIPHVHQQSTTKIIQRVKEKDNQLLKKIS from the coding sequence ATGAAAGATATAGCATTAAATAAACTTGTCGAAAATGGTTTTGACAATCCAAGGGTCCTTGTTTTGGGAGACTGCATGCTGGATATTTATCTAGATGGGGAATGCAAGCGGCTTGCTCCCGATGTCGCCGTACCCGTGCTCGATGTCCAATCCGTAGAACATTGCCTTGGCGGAGCCGGGAATGTGATCACGAACCTCAGCAATATGGGGGCCGTCGTGTCGGTCGTTAGTCTGTTGGGCGACGATAGCAGTGGACAGACAATAGCACGCAGTGTGCAGCGGCAGGGAATTGACACGGGTGGCCTGCTCTATAATAAAAATTGTCAGACACTAACAAAAACACGATTACGTAGAGATGGACACTGTCTGCTGCGTTATGATATTGGTCAGAAGTATCACTATAGTGTAGCGCTGGCCAACCAGTATCTGACAGCGGTAAAAAAAGCCCTTCAACATGTCGACATTGTTTTTATTGCAGATTATGGAAAAGGTAACATCACGGATGAGCTCATTGTGCTGCTCGCCGAAGAACAGCAGATTGAGCCCAAAATTATTGCCATAGACAGCAAAGATTACGACAAGTATGCATGCCTAAATCCCGACTTAATTAAGCCCAATTATGACGAAGCAAGAAAAATCCTGAGCCAGGAAGAAGAGGATGACCGCCTAACACAAGCATCGAAATGGCCCGAAAGCCTAGCTGCCTTGTCTCAGGCGAACTGGGTGGCACTTACCCTCGATAAAGATGGTGTTATCCTCTTTAAAAAAGGTGGTTCAGCAAAGCACTACCGGGTTCCTGCTTTAAAAGAAGGAAATTTCTCCGGCGCTGGCGACACCTTTCTGACCGTGCTTTGCTTGGCTTACTATAATAAACTTGATGCGGATATTGCGATAGCACTGAGTATAAAGGCAGCACAGATCGGTATACAAAAAAATGGTACAGCACATTGTAGCTGCACGGAATTAGCCCAGCGCCTTACGAACAAAGATGATAAATTAATTACCGACCTGAATCATCTTGAAGCACTATGCGATGGACTTCGGAAAGAAAATAAACTCGTATTCACCAACGGTTGTTTCGATATTTTCCATGCCGGCCATGCCCATTACCTCGGTGCAGCTAAGGCACAGGGTGATATTTTGATTGTCGGCATCAATACAGACGAGAGCATCAGACGTTTAAAAGGAGCAACAAGACCTGTCAATTCGCTTGACGATCGAATTGAAGTATTGCGGGCGCTTGGAGCTGTAGATTATATTGTACCGTTTGGTGATGAATTATCGGACAACCCTATCCCGATCATCGAAAAGGTTAAACCGCATATCTTTGTAAAAGGTGAAGCATACCAAAATAAAGAACTGGCCGAACAAGGGCTACTGCAAATACTAGGGACACAACTCGTGTTTATTCCGCATGTCCATCAGCAGTCGACTACTAAAATCATTCAGCGGGTGAAGGAAAAGGACAATCAACTGTTAAAGAAAATCAGCTAA
- a CDS encoding MFS transporter — translation MDLRPVHHLETQDIDKSLRMVIIDGVCSEVVVCLSSGVILVGAGLLMGASNFQLGLLAAFPTLCNLAQLLTILVMQIYPNRKVITVFAVFLAKMPLVLVGLLMWREVDFSFTTLLSFMFIHYLLSAIGGAGWNSWIKDLVPEERLGTYFSKRTGIMQLTNITVSIIVAALVDYYTNHAVMQLPKLYGIYFLIAGAIGAVGAFFLVQAKEPKQQMSGGHLGSLLLQPLKNKNFKNLLIFNAAWLLAINLAIPFFTVFMLKTLGLSMKIVILLTVVSQIASVLGLRLWGNLSDRYSNKSIIYLTAPIYICCILLWIFVGIYSRALPNLLLLLFLHIMTGISTGGINLALTNIGLKLAPKTDAIVYITVKNMVASFFTALGPILGGLLVDYFATRELQISISWKSPNLQTIAKLIYLHEWNFLFLIAALLAFISLRWLGKVQENGEVSPQLVKRIMKKRFRAGLKESLLVGNIITLHTQLKQIVKRKTNASDNAISDE, via the coding sequence ATGGATCTCAGACCGGTACATCATCTCGAAACACAAGATATTGACAAAAGCCTCCGAATGGTCATCATAGACGGTGTATGTTCAGAGGTTGTTGTCTGTTTGAGCAGCGGTGTTATTTTGGTCGGAGCAGGTTTGTTGATGGGAGCAAGTAACTTTCAGCTGGGACTGTTGGCGGCCTTTCCAACCTTATGTAATCTTGCCCAGCTGTTGACCATTCTCGTCATGCAGATTTACCCGAATCGGAAAGTAATAACCGTATTCGCTGTATTTCTTGCAAAAATGCCTTTGGTCCTGGTTGGGCTTTTAATGTGGCGGGAAGTCGATTTCTCTTTTACGACCTTGCTCAGTTTTATGTTCATCCATTACCTTCTCAGCGCGATAGGTGGCGCAGGCTGGAATTCCTGGATTAAAGACCTCGTTCCTGAGGAACGTTTGGGTACTTATTTTTCCAAGCGCACGGGCATCATGCAATTGACGAATATTACAGTTAGCATCATTGTCGCAGCGTTAGTTGACTATTATACCAATCATGCCGTAATGCAACTACCAAAGCTCTACGGCATATACTTTTTAATCGCAGGGGCTATAGGAGCAGTTGGTGCCTTTTTTTTGGTACAGGCCAAAGAGCCCAAACAACAGATGTCTGGGGGACATTTGGGAAGTTTGTTGCTACAGCCGCTTAAAAATAAAAATTTTAAAAATTTATTGATCTTCAATGCGGCTTGGTTGTTGGCGATTAATTTAGCGATACCCTTTTTTACGGTCTTTATGTTAAAAACATTGGGGCTTTCGATGAAAATAGTCATCCTGCTTACTGTTGTCAGTCAGATAGCCAGTGTCCTGGGCCTACGCTTATGGGGAAACCTTTCGGATCGTTATAGTAACAAAAGTATTATCTACCTCACAGCACCCATTTACATTTGTTGCATTTTATTATGGATATTTGTCGGAATCTATTCGCGTGCATTGCCCAATTTACTTTTACTCCTATTTCTGCATATCATGACGGGAATCTCCACTGGAGGCATTAATCTCGCCCTCACAAACATTGGCCTGAAACTCGCTCCCAAGACAGATGCAATTGTCTATATCACTGTAAAAAATATGGTCGCTTCGTTTTTTACAGCCTTGGGACCTATTTTAGGAGGATTGTTAGTTGATTATTTTGCAACTCGCGAGCTTCAGATTAGCATCTCCTGGAAAAGTCCCAACCTCCAGACTATCGCCAAACTGATCTATCTGCATGAATGGAATTTTCTATTCCTTATTGCCGCACTTCTGGCATTTATATCGCTTCGTTGGCTTGGAAAGGTACAGGAAAATGGCGAAGTAAGTCCACAGCTTGTCAAACGTATTATGAAAAAACGTTTTCGTGCCGGATTGAAAGAAAGCCTACTTGTGGGGAATATTATCACGCTTCATACCCAACTCAAGCAGATTGTTAAACGAAAAACCAATGCATCAGATAACGCAATTTCGGACGAGTAA
- a CDS encoding glycosyltransferase family 9 protein produces MFKIAIFRALQLGDLLCSIPAVRALKSHYPNAKLYFIGLPYMRTLMERFDCIDEYVDFPGHPQLPEIAYNPDNLERFVKQMQAEKFDLLIQMQGDGTVVNDFLQNFAAKRLVGFQPRASIDNPDWMTYPGKLHEVNRHLALMEFLGLKIPNRTMYFPLFPEDWEAYRKIKAEINYPFVIIHVGSRDAKRRWPIENFGFLATLMQQMGYQIILTGVSAEESLVNELQRLLEGPVLNLCSRLDLGTLGCLLKESTLLVCNCTGISHIAAALEAKSVVISLDGEPERWGPLNTALHTTFDLTKPIAIEHIVREIRRVLPALSVFGRNA; encoded by the coding sequence ATGTTTAAGATAGCTATTTTTCGGGCCCTTCAGCTGGGCGATCTCCTGTGTTCCATCCCCGCCGTCAGGGCATTGAAGTCGCATTATCCCAATGCCAAGCTCTACTTTATCGGCTTGCCCTATATGCGTACATTGATGGAACGCTTTGATTGCATCGATGAATATGTGGATTTTCCCGGGCATCCGCAGCTTCCCGAAATTGCATATAATCCCGACAATCTTGAACGATTCGTCAAGCAGATGCAAGCGGAAAAATTTGACCTTCTGATTCAGATGCAGGGAGATGGAACTGTGGTGAATGATTTTTTACAGAATTTTGCGGCAAAGCGACTGGTAGGATTTCAACCAAGAGCTTCAATTGACAACCCCGACTGGATGACTTATCCAGGAAAGCTTCACGAGGTGAACAGGCACCTAGCTCTTATGGAATTTCTAGGTTTAAAAATTCCAAATCGTACAATGTATTTCCCCTTATTTCCCGAGGATTGGGAGGCCTATAGGAAAATAAAAGCTGAAATAAACTATCCTTTCGTTATTATCCATGTGGGCAGTCGGGACGCCAAACGACGCTGGCCTATTGAAAACTTCGGATTTCTTGCGACCTTAATGCAGCAAATGGGATATCAGATTATCCTGACTGGGGTAAGTGCTGAAGAATCTTTGGTCAATGAACTGCAGCGCTTACTTGAAGGACCTGTGCTTAACCTCTGTTCCAGACTTGATTTGGGTACGCTTGGCTGTCTTTTGAAGGAATCGACTTTACTTGTATGCAACTGCACAGGAATATCCCATATTGCCGCTGCCTTAGAAGCAAAAAGTGTGGTCATAAGTTTAGATGGTGAGCCCGAGCGTTGGGGGCCACTCAACACAGCACTGCATACCACTTTTGATCTGACCAAACCTATCGCCATAGAGCATATTGTACGCGAGATCAGACGGGTCCTTCCGGCGCTGTCTGTTTTTGGGAGGAATGCTTAA
- a CDS encoding glycosyltransferase family 9 protein, with translation MRENPYTLLTHWIPDKEPLFEVQHQIARDLELVRLLGISRSINRLPSLIVPRGQLSNLIPLRGGKQIIVNCDVSEQKRRIPRAVAQQLTRQLLDSAFQVILVGKEYNDYLRSCFSELERENLINLIGKTTIDDLLLLVAHADAVLTVNTGVAHIACALQKPTLVLYAQTNPQHIPWSQDTDFILYPVDPALRSKNTINSFVDKQNGSSRMTPLSVENIMDKLNSLLKHSSQKQTAPEGPV, from the coding sequence ATGCGCGAAAATCCCTATACGTTGCTTACCCATTGGATACCAGACAAAGAACCTTTGTTTGAGGTACAGCATCAGATAGCACGTGATCTCGAACTGGTTAGACTGCTTGGCATCAGCCGGTCGATCAATCGATTACCGAGCCTAATTGTACCCCGAGGTCAATTATCGAATTTAATTCCTTTACGTGGGGGGAAACAGATTATTGTCAATTGTGATGTTTCGGAGCAAAAAAGACGAATTCCCCGTGCTGTCGCACAACAATTGACGCGGCAGCTGCTTGATTCAGCATTTCAGGTCATACTTGTTGGCAAGGAATACAACGATTACCTGAGATCATGTTTTTCAGAACTCGAAAGGGAAAATCTGATTAACCTTATTGGAAAGACGACAATTGATGATCTCCTACTCCTCGTAGCACATGCAGATGCTGTGCTCACGGTCAACACGGGCGTTGCTCATATTGCCTGCGCGCTACAAAAACCAACGTTGGTTCTTTACGCTCAGACAAACCCGCAGCATATCCCATGGTCGCAGGATACTGACTTTATCCTTTACCCCGTCGACCCTGCTCTGCGCTCCAAAAATACGATTAACAGCTTTGTCGATAAGCAGAATGGATCATCTAGAATGACACCGTTAAGTGTTGAAAATATCATGGATAAATTGAATTCATTACTTAAGCATTCCTCCCAAAAACAGACAGCGCCGGAAGGACCCGTCTGA
- a CDS encoding HAD family hydrolase produces MMESAVFLDKDGTLIKDVPYNVDPARIVCYSDIFEPLRGLQKRGYKLIVISNQSGIARRYFTAEDLDVAFSALHELLRYEHIQLDGIYYCPHGDVMDEPQCSCRKPLPGMLYRAAKELHIDLKKSWMIGDILSDVGAGRAAGCRTILVDRSKEERKQERISDPKYTPDFIVDDFYGLAQLINSEKVDYERYSIK; encoded by the coding sequence ATGATGGAGAGCGCTGTATTTCTGGATAAGGATGGAACGCTGATTAAGGATGTTCCCTACAACGTTGATCCCGCACGCATCGTTTGTTATTCCGACATTTTTGAGCCTTTAAGAGGGTTACAAAAAAGGGGCTATAAGCTCATTGTTATCAGCAATCAGTCGGGTATAGCCCGACGTTATTTTACAGCTGAAGATTTGGATGTCGCTTTTTCAGCATTGCACGAACTACTCCGCTACGAGCACATCCAATTAGACGGTATCTATTATTGTCCACACGGCGATGTCATGGACGAACCGCAATGCTCCTGCCGTAAGCCTTTACCCGGCATGCTCTACCGGGCAGCCAAAGAGCTGCACATAGATTTAAAAAAATCTTGGATGATCGGCGATATTTTAAGTGATGTCGGCGCCGGCCGTGCGGCAGGCTGCAGGACCATATTGGTAGACCGAAGCAAGGAAGAAAGGAAACAGGAGCGAATTTCTGATCCTAAATATACACCAGATTTCATCGTAGATGATTTTTACGGATTGGCTCAACTTATCAACTCAGAAAAAGTAGATTATGAAAGATATAGCATTAAATAA
- a CDS encoding glycosyltransferase family 4 protein produces MTHKPRVLTWHIHGSYLYYLSQGDYILYIPYTPERGPRYGGRGTTFPFGDNVIEVHAGEVRNLDLDLILFQCDENYLEDQYLILSEVQQQLPRIYIEHDPPWQHPCDEVHPVTNPAVTLVHVTHFNQLMWKANIPDVRVITHGVDTHDVAYNGRLEKGIVVINNLPSRGRMLGSDIFKYVQKQVPLDLIGMGNEPYGLREVLHPRLPEFIKDYRFFFNPIRYTSLGLAICEAMMVGLPIVGLATTELSTIIENEKTGYNGLDIEELIAKMKMLLNNPQHAQQLSVNAQQKAKELFDIVRFGQQWENLINEKIHQYILS; encoded by the coding sequence ATGACACACAAACCACGCGTATTAACATGGCATATCCATGGATCGTACTTGTATTATTTATCCCAAGGTGACTATATCTTATATATTCCATATACGCCCGAAAGAGGACCTCGCTATGGCGGACGGGGAACAACCTTCCCTTTTGGCGACAATGTGATTGAAGTTCATGCCGGCGAAGTGCGTAATCTCGACCTAGATCTTATCCTTTTTCAATGCGATGAAAATTACTTGGAAGATCAATATCTGATCCTGTCTGAAGTGCAGCAACAGTTACCTCGTATCTATATTGAACACGACCCGCCATGGCAGCATCCCTGTGATGAAGTTCATCCAGTCACCAATCCAGCCGTTACACTGGTGCATGTGACACACTTCAACCAGTTAATGTGGAAGGCAAATATTCCGGATGTACGTGTCATCACACATGGTGTAGATACACACGATGTCGCTTACAATGGTCGATTGGAAAAAGGGATTGTCGTTATCAACAACCTTCCCTCCCGTGGACGCATGCTAGGTAGCGATATTTTCAAGTATGTACAAAAGCAGGTACCATTAGATCTCATCGGAATGGGTAACGAACCCTATGGGCTTCGTGAAGTGCTCCATCCGCGCCTACCCGAATTTATTAAAGACTATCGTTTCTTTTTCAATCCAATACGGTACACAAGTTTGGGCTTAGCAATCTGCGAAGCTATGATGGTGGGTCTTCCCATCGTTGGATTGGCTACCACAGAGCTTTCTACCATTATTGAAAATGAAAAAACAGGCTATAACGGCTTAGATATCGAAGAGCTCATCGCTAAAATGAAAATGCTGCTGAATAATCCCCAACATGCACAGCAGCTCAGTGTAAACGCACAGCAGAAAGCAAAAGAGCTTTTCGACATAGTTCGATTTGGACAACAATGGGAGAATTTAATTAATGAAAAAATTCATCAATATATACTATCATGA